AGCGGCGAACTTCATGCGCCAGCGCTGGTGGTTGCCACCACGGGCGCCGTACACGGCACGGTCAAGGTGGAAAAGCTGCATTCCCAAGGTGAACTTTCGGGACGGATTGACGCCGACACCATCGAACTTTCGGGCCGCATCAACGACCAGACCACCATTACGGCCCGCTCCCTTGAAGTCAAAAGCTCAAGCGGCGAGCAACCAACGGCTCTTTTTGGCAACTGTGTCATCGAGGTCGGTGTTGATCCCAACGAGCCTGCCCTGCCAACCGCACCACCTGCCAAGGAAGGCAAAGGCAAGAAAGGGCAGCCGACACCCGAGCCGACGGGTGAATGACATTCGGCAAGTGACGCGAATATATCGGTCGGGCAAGCCTTGCCTGATAGGTGGTTCTCCGACACTTGGACTGCCGGCAAGGACACCCGACCAGTGGCACCCCGTGACTGTCAGGATTTGGCTTTAGCCATCCGGCGCTGTTTGGCTTCCAGAGCGCGGATGTACCGGCGCGGGTTCTTGTCGAACTTCGGTTTGCAGGCCGGGCAGCAGAAGTAATACCGCTTCCCCTGATAGTCGCTGTAAGCCGCGTCCGCAGGGTCTTCAACTTCATCCAGCATGATCGGACAGATAGGTTTGCCGGAGGGAGCGGTCGCCGCCAGCGGTGGCGGTTCGGCCTGTGCTCCAGTTTGTGCTCCGGTCTGGGGCAGGGCGGCAAAGGTTGCTCCGGGCAGCATCAGCATCGCACCAGCGAGCAGGCTGGATGTCAGAAAACGGCGAAACATAACTTCAGAAAACTCTCCTGATTTGGGTTTGGCACAACCGGCAGCCAACGGTTTGTGTAGCGCAGATTGAAGCTTTCCAAAGAAAAACTTTCTGTATGCCTAACCACGCAACATGGCCCACCCGGAAACCAGTCCGTGGCCGGTAACTTCCCCCAAAAGCAACCCAATCGCCCCACACAGGACACTGGCGACAACATATCCAACCGACCAGAGCGCACCGTGCTCGCGCCACACCGTTACGGTTTCGTATTCAAAGGTCGAGAAGGTCGTAAAGGCCCCCAGAAAGCCTGTGGTAAGCGTCAGCCGCAGCCACACGGGCATACCAAGGGCGTCTTTCAGCAAGGCCATGACCAGCCCAAAGAGAAAAGACCCCATGACATTGATGAAAAAGGTCGGAACGGGAAAACGGAGCGACCACGTTCCCAAAGCGGAAATGCTGATGACATACCGGAGCACCGCGCCCCCTGCTCCCCCAAGGGCAACGACGGCATAGCTTTTGAGAGAAGCCATCACACAAAACCTTGCAGGCGATTTCAGACACAAGGCAACCCCCGCAACGGCGCGAAGCGCTCGCCGGGGACAGCCAGAGTATCAGGAAAAACAATACGGCCGCCGTACGGTGGGATACCAGGTGCAGTTCAGCACCGTTCCCGGTTCGCCAGACGCGCCAGGGATTCAGATAACCTTCAGCAGCCGGAAAGGGACATCTCCGCCCCGGCGTCAACCGGTTCGCCGGCGTCTGTTTCCACGGCTGACGGACACAGTGGACGGGCAGCGTACTTCCCGTCTCCCGTAGCGACAATGTACCCCCAGGGGCAGTAGTGGTCATGCTCAAACACGTTGATCCACCCTTCAGCGGCTGCCTGGGGAATAAGACGCTTCTTGTTTTCCAGCAACTCAACCGGGTAGAGGTCGTAGCCCATCACCCAAGCAAAGGGAATGTGGGCCGTGGTGGGCAGGATGTCCGCCCAGAAAAACACCGTCTGCCCACCCGGCGCGACGACCCGGACACATTGCAGGAAGTCGTTGTGGCCGCGCACCGGAACCACCCACACGCCCGGTGACACCTCGGCTTCGCCCTCGATGAAAATGAACTTCCCGGCAGCGGCAATCGGCTCCCAGTCCTCTGGACGGTAACTGGCCCGGTCGCGTTCGTGCGGGTTGCGCGCATGCTCATATTCGGCACGCTGCACGACGTACCGCGCGCGGGGGAAGGTGGGACAAAGCTGCCCATCCGGTGCGCGGTAGGCATTGCCTCCAGCGTGGTCAAAATGCAGGTGCGTGTTGATCACCAGGGTGATGTCCTGCGGCGCAAGGCCCAACGCCGCCAGCGAGTCCGGAACGGTTGTTTCGTGGGCAATCCCGTACATTTCGATGTGCTTGGCCTGCCAGTTCGAGCCAATACCGGTATCCACCAGAATGGTATCGTGGGGCGTCCGTACCAGCAGCGTATTCAGCCCCAGCACAATCCGGTGCCGGTCATCGGGCGGCATGACCTTTTCCCAGAGCACACGCGGCACGACGCCAAACATGGCACCACCATCCAGGCGGAATGTGCCGTCCGAAATGATGTCGAAGCGAAAGTCACCGATTGTCAGGCCCATCCGGGATCCCTTCCTCCAAGCGTGGTCAATAGCCCCCAGCCGCACTAAATATACTGATGCCAACGACAAAGGCAGCACAAGCGCCGACGAGCAGGACAGGCACCAGAAACGCCAGCGCAGCCCCGGCCAACACGCCCCACCAGCGAAAATACAAGGTTACGAAGAGGATAATGGCCACGCCCAAGCCCGCCCCGCCAAAAAAAATGAGTTCGGTGATGATTTGCGGCACATAACTCAGGGCCGTGAACAGCACGAGAAAGAAGATGACTGTGCCGTAAGCCAGCGTTCCCAGAAAGCCAAGCACAAGCTGGATGAGGAAGCGCAGGTTCGGCCCTCCCCCTCCGGGAGGTGGCACGTGGCCATAGGGCGGCGGGGCCCCATAAGTTGGCAGAGGCGGGCGATCTGACATACAACCTCTCAGGTATGGGCAAACGGTTTTGAAAGCAACGCAACCGTCTCCCGAAACACGCGCGACATGATGCCCAACAGGGTGCTGCGCTCCAAGCGAAATGTGCCATCTGAAGTGATGCTGAAGCGGAAGTCACCAAATTGTTAGGCCCGTCCAGAATCCCTTCCTCCAAACAGGGCGAATATCCCCCGCCAAACACAAATATGCCGACGCCAAAGACCCCGTATGCACAAGGGCGATGAGCAGGAAGGCCGCCCAAAATGCAGGCATTGCCCCGGCCAATACGCCGCACCAGCGAAAACACAGGGTGAAGAAGCGATGACGGCAATCCCCACCAACCTACG
This window of the Chloracidobacterium sp. N genome carries:
- a CDS encoding polymer-forming cytoskeletal protein, which produces MAEKLTIVEEGSELTGTLKSTCGVTVSGKVSGELHAPALVVATTGAVHGTVKVEKLHSQGELSGRIDADTIELSGRINDQTTITARSLEVKSSSGEQPTALFGNCVIEVGVDPNEPALPTAPPAKEGKGKKGQPTPEPTGE
- a CDS encoding YHS domain-containing protein produces the protein MFRRFLTSSLLAGAMLMLPGATFAALPQTGAQTGAQAEPPPLAATAPSGKPICPIMLDEVEDPADAAYSDYQGKRYYFCCPACKPKFDKNPRRYIRALEAKQRRMAKAKS
- the crcB gene encoding fluoride efflux transporter CrcB, encoding MASLKSYAVVALGGAGGAVLRYVISISALGTWSLRFPVPTFFINVMGSFLFGLVMALLKDALGMPVWLRLTLTTGFLGAFTTFSTFEYETVTVWREHGALWSVGYVVASVLCGAIGLLLGEVTGHGLVSGWAMLRG
- a CDS encoding MBL fold metallo-hydrolase produces the protein MGLTIGDFRFDIISDGTFRLDGGAMFGVVPRVLWEKVMPPDDRHRIVLGLNTLLVRTPHDTILVDTGIGSNWQAKHIEMYGIAHETTVPDSLAALGLAPQDITLVINTHLHFDHAGGNAYRAPDGQLCPTFPRARYVVQRAEYEHARNPHERDRASYRPEDWEPIAAAGKFIFIEGEAEVSPGVWVVPVRGHNDFLQCVRVVAPGGQTVFFWADILPTTAHIPFAWVMGYDLYPVELLENKKRLIPQAAAEGWINVFEHDHYCPWGYIVATGDGKYAARPLCPSAVETDAGEPVDAGAEMSLSGC